CAACGGCCGCGAAAATCATCCGCGAGGAAATCGCGAGCCTGCTGCGCGAGATGGAGGGCTAGGTCGGGGCGCTCCCTGGCTCTCGACTCGCGGCGGCCCCTGTGCTAGAGGCCCCGAAAAAACGAAGGGAGGGCTTCGCCGGTTTTTCTTTCTGTTTTTTTTACCGCCCGGTCTCCCCAAGGCAGGTCGACACCATTCCCCCCGGGCGGTTTTTTTATCATGCCCAACCAGAGAGACACCCCATGGACCAGCTCCAGAAACTTACCTTGCAGGTGGCCAAGGAAATCGTCGTCAAGTTCATCGAAGTCGGCCGCATTTCTCCGTCCAACTTCGCGGAACATTTTGCTCCGATCTACGACGAAATCCGTGGAACCGTGATCAAAGACAAGCCCACGCCAGACAAGGACGATACCGTTGAATCCGCGTGAGCACGGCAAGCGGGTGTCCGGCTTGTTCGACAGCATCGCGGGCTGGTATGATTTCCTGAATCACTTCCTGAGCGCCGGACAAGACCTGTACTGGCGTCACCGCCTGGTTCGAACCGTGCGTCCCGGCGCCACCGGCCGCGTTCTGGATCTGGCGGCCGGGACCCTGGATGTCAGCCGCGAAATCCTGCGCCGGCATCCCGGACAAACCGTTCTGGCCCTTGATTTTTCCCAAGCCATGCTGTGTCGGGGCCAGGCCAAGATCGCGGAGAGCCCAACCATCATTCCGGTCCAGGCCGACGGCCGGGCATTACCCCTCCCCGAGGCCTGCGTGGACACGGTGACCATCGCCTTCGGCATCCGGAACATCCTGCCCCGAAACGACGCCTACCGGGAAATCCTGCGCGTCCTGGCCCCTGGCGGCCGTCTGTGCATCCTTGAATTCGGCACGGGTCAAGCCCGGATTTGGCGCGGGCTGTACAACTTCTACCTCGGCACCATCCTGCCCCAGATCGGCCGTTTTTTTTCCCGCGATCCCGAGGCCTACCAATATCTGGCCGACACCATCCGGGCCTTTCCGGACGCCCGCGTCCTGGCCCATGAATTACTGGATGCCGGCTTCGACGCGGTGTCCTACCAAGCGCTGAGTTCGGGCATCGTCTATGTCCACGTCGCGCGCAAACCTGTAGCCCCATAACACCATGATCCACTTCGACGAACTCCAATCCGGCGCGCGCGCCGTGGCCGTGGTCGGCCTCGGCTATGTTGGCCTGCCCCTGGCCGTGGCCCTGAGCCAGCATTTCCGGGTCATCGGATTCGATATTTCCCACTCCCGCATCGACGAACTTCTGTCCGGACAAGATTCCACCAGGGAGGTCCCGCCAGCGGATCTGGCACGGGCCAGCATCGAATACACGGCCGAGCCAACCCGTTT
The genomic region above belongs to Deltaproteobacteria bacterium and contains:
- a CDS encoding ubiquinone/menaquinone biosynthesis methyltransferase, which encodes MNPREHGKRVSGLFDSIAGWYDFLNHFLSAGQDLYWRHRLVRTVRPGATGRVLDLAAGTLDVSREILRRHPGQTVLALDFSQAMLCRGQAKIAESPTIIPVQADGRALPLPEACVDTVTIAFGIRNILPRNDAYREILRVLAPGGRLCILEFGTGQARIWRGLYNFYLGTILPQIGRFFSRDPEAYQYLADTIRAFPDARVLAHELLDAGFDAVSYQALSSGIVYVHVARKPVAP